From the genome of Candidatus Methylopumilus turicensis, one region includes:
- a CDS encoding M23 family metallopeptidase, with protein sequence MILGAIGSSGRSTGPHLHYEVIKYGNKQDPTEYINIQPFLAH encoded by the coding sequence ATGATTTTAGGTGCAATCGGCAGTTCAGGTAGGTCAACTGGACCGCACCTTCATTACGAAGTTATCAAGTATGGAAATAAGCAAGATCCTACTGAATATATCAATATTCAACCATTTCTCGCCCATTGA
- a CDS encoding TIGR00645 family protein, with translation MRFFEHVLEVIMFRSRWLLAPMYIGLVGGLVLMLVKFVQEFLHIFTHIVDTPEKEVVLSILGLVDITLVANLLIMVIFSGYENFVSKIDVATHEDRPSWMGHVDYSGLKLKLIGSIVAISAIDLLKAFMHQSQVGIEHQSNTQMAWMVGIHFILILSGVLFAVMDKISESTKH, from the coding sequence ATGCGATTTTTTGAACATGTATTAGAAGTCATTATGTTTCGAAGCCGTTGGCTTTTAGCCCCCATGTATATTGGACTAGTGGGCGGCTTGGTTCTCATGTTGGTTAAATTCGTTCAAGAGTTTTTACATATTTTTACGCATATTGTAGATACTCCCGAGAAGGAAGTGGTGTTATCAATTTTGGGCTTGGTGGACATCACCTTGGTTGCCAATTTGCTCATCATGGTGATTTTTAGTGGTTACGAAAACTTTGTTTCTAAAATTGATGTTGCCACGCATGAAGATAGACCCAGCTGGATGGGACATGTGGATTACTCAGGGCTAAAACTGAAGCTGATTGGTTCTATCGTGGCGATTTCTGCGATTGATTTATTGAAAGCATTTATGCATCAATCTCAGGTGGGTATTGAGCATCAAAGCAATACGCAAATGGCATGGATGGTCGGTATTCACTTTATCTTGATATTGTCCGGCGTGTTATTTGCTGTGATGGATAAGATTTCAGAATCTACCAAACACTAA
- a CDS encoding sensor histidine kinase has product MLLDIKTAYFLLGLFYVVMPLTAYLYLRGHRTIPVKLWCLGGLLNGIGFIIISLRPLLHGHLSEFFTFTLANVLLVTGYLTRIKSLRSEMNRALPLAMLVAFVMLYGFIYHLIVLFSDELETRVLLGLVVVGVLTFTLSFEVQRYVRYFAITRLSYLGLAYFVLGVTVFIKFILLISGHDEANILKSSLINSVMTLTGIFTVIYSNIGYIAIVLSKVEKEYQLSVRENEMMFNLLEKRNSLIKDLMKMQAFSTVGSYGATVVHEVLQPLTALRFGLENLESYFLKNNQDPIATERLAAVRKPAEKAIDVIENLRNFMVERNVMLKQVDVQHTLEDVIALVQSRVKELDVEILIESNASNLFVQADQHQLERVFFNLMNNALDAIGSGSDAGRLKRIVIKLTHIQQKQFVLIKMIDSGPGIPDGAETKVFEWLETQSGGMGIGLALSRMLVESWQGAIRAYSANPDIDGLAGAVFEIKLKTSQS; this is encoded by the coding sequence ATGCTTCTTGACATAAAAACAGCTTATTTCTTACTTGGGCTTTTTTATGTCGTGATGCCTCTTACCGCCTATCTATATTTGCGCGGTCATAGAACGATACCGGTAAAGTTGTGGTGTCTTGGTGGGCTTCTTAATGGTATTGGCTTCATTATCATCAGTCTCAGGCCGCTATTGCATGGGCATCTTTCTGAATTCTTTACGTTCACGCTAGCTAATGTTCTCCTTGTTACAGGGTATTTAACGCGTATTAAATCGCTACGTTCAGAAATGAATCGAGCACTTCCTTTGGCGATGCTTGTTGCTTTCGTGATGCTGTACGGATTTATTTATCATTTGATTGTTCTCTTCTCAGACGAGTTGGAAACGAGAGTTTTGTTGGGTCTCGTCGTGGTTGGTGTGTTGACATTTACGCTGTCTTTTGAAGTGCAGAGGTATGTCCGCTACTTTGCAATTACAAGATTGAGTTATCTTGGGTTAGCGTATTTTGTCTTAGGCGTCACTGTATTCATTAAATTTATTTTGCTGATTTCTGGGCATGATGAAGCCAATATTTTGAAAAGCTCTTTGATTAACTCCGTCATGACGCTCACGGGTATCTTTACAGTGATCTACTCTAACATTGGCTATATTGCTATTGTTTTATCTAAGGTTGAGAAGGAGTATCAACTAAGTGTCAGGGAAAATGAAATGATGTTCAATCTTCTCGAGAAACGTAATTCCCTAATTAAGGACCTAATGAAAATGCAGGCTTTTTCTACCGTTGGTAGCTATGGGGCGACGGTTGTTCATGAGGTGCTTCAGCCTTTGACTGCATTGCGTTTTGGCCTTGAGAATCTAGAGTCTTATTTCTTAAAGAACAACCAAGATCCTATTGCAACTGAGCGGTTGGCTGCCGTCAGAAAGCCAGCTGAAAAAGCAATTGATGTCATTGAAAATTTACGTAATTTTATGGTTGAACGGAATGTGATGTTGAAGCAAGTCGACGTTCAACACACCTTAGAAGACGTGATTGCGCTAGTGCAGTCAAGAGTAAAAGAGTTAGATGTCGAGATTTTGATCGAGTCCAATGCATCCAATTTATTTGTGCAAGCCGATCAGCATCAACTAGAGCGTGTATTTTTTAATCTCATGAACAATGCATTAGATGCGATCGGGAGCGGCTCCGATGCAGGAAGACTTAAGCGCATTGTGATTAAACTCACTCATATTCAGCAAAAGCAATTTGTGCTGATCAAAATGATTGATTCTGGACCGGGGATTCCTGACGGTGCCGAAACTAAAGTCTTTGAGTGGCTAGAGACACAGTCAGGCGGCATGGGAATTGGGCTGGCATTGTCTAGAATGCTTGTTGAGAGCTGGCAAGGTGCAATTAGGGCATACTCAGCAAACCCAGATATCGATGGGCTGGCTGGTGCGGTATTTGAAATTAAATTAAAAACTTCTCAATCATGA
- a CDS encoding response regulator transcription factor, with protein sequence MNVWRETIYLVDDDELILAGISTYLRDKHFEVRTFNNGLDFLRALPLAHPSVIILDMHMPLLGGLDIQRKLLEIDNDSPIFFLSGESKSQQIIDALKGGAYEFFLKPVSPKLLFEALQRTFKSKYQRDSAIKHEINKSALLSRLTPVEHQILLMFLKGHPNKTVAEAMHLKADTIKKRRAHIYEKLQVTNLPELLD encoded by the coding sequence ATGAATGTGTGGCGAGAAACAATTTATCTGGTAGATGATGATGAGTTAATTCTTGCTGGGATATCTACTTACCTGCGTGATAAACATTTTGAAGTGCGTACTTTTAATAATGGATTAGATTTTTTACGCGCTTTACCATTGGCGCATCCATCTGTGATTATCCTGGATATGCATATGCCCCTGTTAGGTGGATTGGACATACAGCGTAAATTGCTTGAAATTGATAATGATTCGCCAATATTTTTTCTGAGTGGTGAAAGCAAGTCTCAGCAGATTATTGATGCACTAAAAGGTGGCGCATACGAGTTTTTTCTTAAGCCAGTCTCACCCAAGTTATTGTTTGAAGCATTGCAGCGAACTTTTAAGAGCAAGTATCAGCGAGACAGTGCGATTAAGCACGAGATCAATAAAAGTGCATTACTCAGTCGATTAACCCCTGTCGAGCACCAAATTCTGTTGATGTTTCTAAAGGGGCATCCCAACAAAACGGTGGCAGAGGCGATGCATTTAAAAGCGGATACTATTAAAAAAAGACGTGCGCATATTTACGAAAAATTGCAGGTGACTAATTTGCCCGAGCTGCTTGATTAG
- a CDS encoding c-type cytochrome, producing the protein MSEHEFPPTSVKQVVLAVLGGIIAPALVIFLIAKLVFGVDASHTPEDAKVAATQAEERIKPVAQLAVAVVETGPHVDKGGEEVVKGVCSACHAVGALGSPKIGDKAAWGPRIAQGYETLVKHAIAGIRSMPARGGNAELTDGEVANAVAYMANQAGAGFKAGK; encoded by the coding sequence ATGAGCGAACACGAGTTTCCCCCCACTTCCGTCAAGCAGGTTGTTTTGGCTGTACTTGGCGGCATTATTGCCCCAGCTTTGGTCATTTTTTTGATTGCTAAATTAGTCTTTGGTGTTGATGCTAGTCATACGCCTGAAGATGCTAAAGTGGCTGCAACACAAGCTGAAGAGCGAATTAAGCCAGTGGCGCAACTTGCGGTGGCCGTTGTCGAAACCGGGCCCCATGTCGACAAAGGTGGCGAGGAAGTCGTGAAGGGTGTTTGTTCAGCTTGTCACGCTGTAGGCGCTTTGGGATCACCTAAGATTGGCGATAAAGCCGCTTGGGGGCCTCGTATTGCACAAGGCTATGAAACATTAGTGAAACATGCGATTGCTGGTATCCGTTCCATGCCTGCGCGTGGTGGCAATGCTGAATTAACAGACGGTGAAGTCGCTAATGCGGTTGCCTATATGGCGAACCAAGCGGGTGCTGGCTTTAAGGCTGGCAAGTAA
- a CDS encoding symmetrical bis(5'-nucleosyl)-tetraphosphatase produces the protein MATYAIGDIQGCFHSFQALLKKIKFNPASDKLWLVGDLINRGSGSLEVLRWVFDHQSSIVTVLGNHDLHALVVAEGFVSPHRSDTIQTLLDAPDADSLLNWLRHQPLLHVEHDYLMVHAGLLPQWTSQIAQGLAKEVSQALSADDYREFLKHMYGNQPAQWHDALTGWDRLRVITNAMTRLRVCTQEGEMEFKFKGELVNCPKNYAPWFDLPKRASADIPVIFGHWSALGLYTQNNVFGLDTGCLWGGALTALRLEDKAVTQVPCHADDAPISIHFAD, from the coding sequence ATGGCTACCTACGCGATTGGTGACATTCAAGGTTGTTTCCATTCCTTTCAGGCGCTCCTGAAAAAAATTAAATTTAATCCCGCCTCAGACAAGCTATGGTTGGTAGGGGATTTAATCAATCGCGGCTCGGGCTCATTAGAAGTTTTGCGCTGGGTGTTTGATCATCAATCTTCAATCGTGACCGTTCTCGGTAATCATGATTTGCATGCCCTAGTCGTTGCTGAGGGCTTTGTCAGCCCACACCGCAGCGATACAATTCAAACCCTCTTAGATGCCCCAGATGCTGACTCATTGCTGAACTGGTTACGTCACCAGCCTTTATTGCATGTCGAACACGATTATTTGATGGTACATGCTGGTCTTTTACCGCAATGGACAAGTCAAATTGCACAAGGGTTGGCTAAGGAAGTCAGTCAAGCGTTAAGCGCTGACGACTACCGTGAGTTTCTTAAACACATGTATGGCAATCAGCCAGCGCAATGGCATGATGCATTGACTGGCTGGGACAGATTGCGTGTGATTACCAACGCGATGACTCGTTTGCGTGTCTGCACGCAGGAGGGTGAGATGGAGTTTAAGTTTAAGGGCGAGCTTGTGAATTGCCCAAAAAACTACGCACCATGGTTTGATCTGCCGAAAAGAGCGAGTGCGGATATCCCTGTTATTTTTGGGCATTGGTCTGCGCTTGGTCTCTATACACAAAATAATGTTTTTGGATTAGATACAGGATGCTTGTGGGGGGGCGCGTTAACCGCCCTTCGCTTAGAGGACAAGGCGGTTACTCAAGTGCCTTGTCATGCTGATGATGCTCCTATTAGCATCCATTTTGCGGATTAG
- a CDS encoding lysophospholipid acyltransferase family protein has translation MLPIFLSNQQQSSLVIRLIRILRIIIHTVYGGFLGIVIMPTATARQRNWIVSHWSRSLLKLLNIELTKHGEMPDHDAVNTMFVGNHISWIDIHALNSVRAVRFIAKSDLKSWPIFGWLAKKCNTLFIEREQKKDAVRIIEEASASLKRGDCLCYFPEGTTTDGSTLLAFKGSLMQAPINAGATIWPFAIHYPNTDGSANTEMAFAGETTLVESIWRIVSLSSPKAVLTFLPKIHPQGHERRGLTIAARHSIATQLGLGHHLD, from the coding sequence ATGCTGCCCATTTTTTTAAGTAATCAACAACAATCCTCGCTTGTCATTCGCTTAATTCGAATTCTTCGGATTATCATTCATACTGTTTACGGTGGCTTCTTGGGCATAGTCATTATGCCTACAGCCACTGCAAGACAGCGCAATTGGATCGTTAGCCACTGGTCCAGATCCTTACTCAAGCTGTTGAATATCGAACTGACGAAACACGGTGAAATGCCAGACCATGATGCTGTTAACACCATGTTTGTTGGCAACCATATCTCTTGGATCGATATTCATGCGCTCAATAGCGTTCGCGCTGTTAGGTTCATTGCCAAATCCGACCTAAAAAGCTGGCCTATCTTTGGCTGGCTCGCCAAAAAATGTAACACCCTATTTATTGAACGCGAGCAAAAGAAAGACGCTGTTCGGATTATCGAGGAAGCAAGTGCGAGTCTAAAACGCGGCGATTGTTTATGCTATTTCCCGGAAGGCACGACCACGGATGGCTCAACGCTTTTGGCGTTCAAAGGCAGCCTGATGCAAGCCCCGATCAATGCGGGGGCAACTATTTGGCCTTTTGCAATTCATTACCCAAATACTGACGGAAGTGCAAATACTGAAATGGCATTTGCGGGAGAAACAACACTCGTGGAATCTATCTGGCGGATTGTTTCGTTAAGTAGTCCAAAAGCAGTCCTAACGTTTTTGCCCAAGATTCACCCACAGGGACATGAACGCAGAGGATTAACGATTGCAGCACGACATTCAATTGCTACCCAACTAGGCTTAGGTCATCACCTAGACTAA
- a CDS encoding GNAT family N-acetyltransferase, protein MLEQPTSEQQSAQNQSTQEQQQVVGHELYISFARNPSEIAEAQRLRYKVFAEEMGANIQSDDGLDQDGFDAFCDHLLIRESVNHRVVGTYRILNPAMANEAGGYYSAGEFDISRLQHLFPRMVEVGRACVHRDYRNGGTITMLWAGLAKYMQMNGYEYMIGCASVPMADGGHMAASLYNGLQKKYLCPPEYRVFPHCPLPMEALQKDLAVDCPPLIKGYLRLGAYICGEPAWDPDFNSADMLVMLPLSRINRRYAAHFFK, encoded by the coding sequence ATGCTCGAACAACCAACTTCAGAACAACAAAGCGCGCAAAACCAAAGCACTCAAGAACAACAACAAGTTGTTGGGCACGAGTTGTACATCAGCTTTGCACGCAACCCAAGTGAAATCGCAGAAGCCCAGCGTTTACGTTATAAAGTATTCGCAGAAGAAATGGGTGCGAATATTCAAAGCGACGATGGCCTTGACCAGGACGGCTTTGATGCCTTTTGTGATCATCTTTTAATTCGTGAAAGTGTGAATCATCGGGTCGTTGGTACCTACCGTATTCTTAATCCAGCTATGGCTAATGAAGCTGGGGGTTATTACTCTGCTGGTGAGTTTGATATTAGCCGCTTGCAACATTTATTTCCACGCATGGTAGAAGTTGGTCGCGCTTGTGTTCATCGTGATTACCGTAATGGCGGCACTATCACAATGCTTTGGGCCGGCCTTGCAAAATATATGCAAATGAATGGTTATGAATATATGATTGGCTGCGCAAGTGTGCCCATGGCTGATGGTGGACATATGGCCGCGAGTCTTTATAATGGATTGCAGAAAAAATACCTGTGCCCACCAGAATACCGCGTATTTCCGCATTGCCCACTGCCAATGGAAGCTTTACAAAAAGACTTGGCAGTCGATTGTCCGCCACTCATTAAAGGCTATTTGCGTTTAGGTGCTTACATATGCGGTGAACCTGCTTGGGATCCTGACTTTAATAGTGCAGACATGCTAGTCATGCTGCCCCTTTCACGAATTAACAGGCGTTATGCTGCCCATTTTTTTAAGTAA
- a CDS encoding glycine zipper 2TM domain-containing protein, with the protein MKHHYLIKTTFILIIAGLLNACASSNSGDVYSRDEARKVQTIRKGVVESVRTVKLEGTKTPVGTAAGAVIGGVAGSTVGDGKGSAIAAVIGAVAGGLLGSAAEEGLTRKDALEITVKLDNGSLVAIVQEATEKFAPGDTVRLIDSGGITRVSH; encoded by the coding sequence ATGAAACATCATTATTTAATTAAAACCACTTTTATCTTAATCATTGCAGGCTTGCTCAATGCTTGTGCAAGTTCTAACTCCGGTGACGTTTACAGTCGTGATGAAGCACGCAAAGTGCAAACCATCCGCAAAGGCGTGGTTGAATCTGTTCGCACCGTCAAACTCGAAGGCACTAAAACGCCTGTCGGCACTGCCGCCGGCGCTGTTATTGGCGGAGTTGCAGGAAGCACAGTAGGCGATGGTAAAGGCTCAGCAATCGCTGCTGTGATTGGCGCCGTTGCTGGTGGCTTACTGGGCTCAGCAGCCGAGGAAGGGCTAACCAGAAAAGACGCGCTAGAGATTACTGTCAAACTTGATAATGGTAGCTTGGTTGCGATTGTGCAAGAAGCAACTGAAAAGTTCGCACCAGGCGATACAGTTCGCCTCATTGATAGCGGCGGCATCACACGCGTCAGTCATTAA
- a CDS encoding carbohydrate kinase family protein, which translates to MQTLICGSLAFDTIMVFPDKFKHHILPEKIHMLNVAFLVPEMRREFGGTAGNIAYNLRLLEDNPIIMATVGDDFGAYTAWLESNNISDAHIKNIPNSFTAQAFITTDLDDNQITAFHPGAMNESYLNSVNDAKNISLAIIAPDGRDGMFKHAQECFDAGIPFLFDPGQGLPMFNGEELLGFIDMADYLAVNDYEAQMLQEKTGLDLDTLASKVKALIVTLGANGSTIYADGQRFEIPPVKAEEVVDPTGCGDAYRAGLLYGISRGWDWPTCGRLASVMGAIKIASRGGQNHRPSKEEIEVIYTQALVDNTKLDENT; encoded by the coding sequence ATGCAAACCCTAATCTGCGGCTCACTGGCTTTTGACACTATCATGGTGTTTCCTGACAAATTTAAACATCACATCCTGCCAGAGAAAATTCACATGCTGAATGTGGCTTTTTTAGTGCCAGAAATGCGGAGGGAGTTTGGTGGCACGGCGGGCAATATTGCTTACAACCTGAGGTTGCTTGAAGATAACCCCATTATCATGGCAACAGTGGGTGATGACTTTGGCGCTTACACTGCTTGGCTTGAAAGCAACAACATCAGCGATGCGCACATTAAAAACATCCCCAATAGCTTTACTGCACAAGCTTTTATCACGACCGATTTAGATGATAATCAGATCACCGCTTTTCATCCAGGCGCTATGAACGAGTCTTATTTAAATAGCGTGAATGATGCAAAGAACATCTCACTCGCCATCATCGCGCCAGATGGCCGAGATGGCATGTTTAAACATGCTCAGGAATGTTTTGATGCTGGCATTCCATTCTTGTTTGATCCAGGCCAAGGCTTGCCGATGTTTAACGGTGAGGAGCTACTTGGTTTTATTGATATGGCAGACTATCTGGCCGTCAATGACTATGAGGCACAAATGTTGCAAGAAAAGACCGGCTTGGACCTCGACACACTAGCTTCAAAAGTAAAAGCGCTGATTGTGACGCTTGGCGCAAATGGCTCAACTATTTATGCAGATGGTCAACGCTTTGAAATCCCGCCCGTTAAAGCAGAGGAAGTGGTTGACCCAACAGGCTGTGGTGATGCTTACCGTGCTGGCTTACTGTATGGCATTTCAAGAGGCTGGGATTGGCCAACTTGCGGAAGGCTTGCTTCAGTAATGGGCGCAATCAAAATCGCTAGTCGCGGCGGACAGAATCACAGGCCTAGCAAAGAAGAGATTGAAGTCATTTACACCCAAGCTTTGGTGGATAACACAAAGCTGGATGAAAACACCTAA
- a CDS encoding CopD family protein gives MLWIKAWHIIFMVTWFAGMFYLPRLFVYHAMSDDKISHERFKIMERKLFYGIMTPGAILTIAFGFWLWLGYGITGGWLHIKLAIVLGLVAYHIYCGKLLRDFKHDRNQRSHIYYRWFNEAPVLALIAIIILVEVKPC, from the coding sequence ATGTTGTGGATAAAAGCTTGGCACATTATTTTTATGGTGACTTGGTTCGCGGGCATGTTCTACCTGCCCAGACTATTTGTTTACCATGCCATGTCTGACGACAAAATCAGTCACGAGCGCTTCAAAATTATGGAGCGTAAATTGTTTTACGGCATCATGACCCCCGGCGCCATTCTAACAATCGCTTTTGGCTTTTGGCTTTGGCTAGGATATGGCATTACAGGTGGATGGTTACATATCAAGCTAGCAATCGTTTTAGGCTTGGTGGCTTATCATATTTATTGCGGAAAATTACTCCGCGATTTTAAACATGATAGAAATCAGCGCAGTCATATTTACTACCGGTGGTTTAATGAGGCGCCTGTCCTAGCCCTTATTGCAATCATTATTTTGGTTGAGGTGAAGCCTTGCTAG
- a CDS encoding peroxiredoxin family protein → MKLLFNSPAKILIPLIVAGLLAFLFLNLSDKKQAPNLTFTTIDGQTMPITSLKGKMVVVNFWATYCPGCIEEMPDLVKIYQQYHAQGLEIIAVSIADDPLNQVENFVKKNALPFPVVHDSDASISLAFDQVSLTPTSFIIDQQGRIIGKTIGKLDFVSLRKLLDQSLTTQSTSSKGST, encoded by the coding sequence ATGAAGTTATTGTTCAATTCCCCCGCAAAAATTTTGATCCCGCTGATCGTGGCAGGATTACTTGCTTTTTTATTTTTAAACTTGAGCGACAAAAAACAAGCACCAAACCTCACGTTCACAACCATCGATGGGCAAACCATGCCCATCACTTCACTCAAAGGCAAAATGGTGGTGGTTAACTTCTGGGCCACATACTGCCCTGGTTGTATTGAGGAGATGCCCGACTTGGTCAAGATCTATCAGCAATATCATGCCCAAGGCTTGGAAATAATTGCCGTCTCAATTGCAGACGATCCACTCAATCAAGTTGAAAACTTTGTGAAAAAGAATGCGTTGCCTTTTCCTGTGGTGCATGACAGCGACGCTTCAATTAGTTTAGCCTTTGATCAAGTGAGTCTCACACCCACTTCATTTATCATTGACCAACAGGGCCGTATCATTGGCAAAACCATTGGAAAACTCGACTTTGTGAGCCTGCGCAAATTGCTTGATCAGTCACTCACCACCCAATCAACCTCAAGTAAGGGCTCAACATAA